The genome window GCTATGTAATAGATATCAAATTCCTTATATGCCTGGTGTCATGACGATTGAAGCTGCGATACAAGCAATGGAATATGGTGCAGATTTGCTAAAGGTTTTCCCTGGCGAGTTAATGGGACCGAAAGTAATTAAAGCATTTAAAGGGCCTTTACCACGTGCTAATTTAATGCCTACAGGCGGTGTCAATATTAGTAATGTAAGTGAATGGATTCGTGCAGGCGCTGTAGCTGTTGGTGCGGGTGGTAGTCTTATCGGCAATCCAGAGGTTGATGGATACGATAAAATTACACAAACAGCAAAAGTATTTTTACAAGAAATACAGCAAGCACGAAATAACTAAGCTTAAAGCAGGCCCTTACGACCACTGTAGAAGCTTTGTTTATTGTTGCGGGATGTTGAGGAATTTTCGCGTTTCTCAACATCCTTAATTTGTATAATGTAATGAAGGAGGTTGCATATGGACATAGATAGCATTATTTTCGATTTGGATGGGACACTTTGGGATTCAAGAAAAACAGTAGCGCAATCATGGACGCAGGTAGTTCAGGCGTCTCCTTTCGGTAAAGGGAAAATAACCGAAGAAGATTTATCTAAAACGATGGGGTTACAAATTAAAGAAATAGCCGCTGTATTATTTGATTATCTTGATGAAGAAAAGCAGATGGAGCTTATTTTAGCATGCTGCCAGCAAGAGCAAGGTGATTTATTACGTAATGGCGGTATTTTATATCCGCAGTTAGAAGAAACTTTACTAGCTCTTTCAAAAAAATTCCGCTTGTTCATTGTGAGTAATTGTCAGGAGGGCTACATTGAAACATTTTATGCATTTCATAAACTAGAGAAATATTTTCTCGACTTTGAAAATCCGGGGCGTACAGGCTTGTCAAAGGGAGAAAATATTCAATTAATTATGGAAAGAAATCACATGAAAAACGCTGTATATGTGGGAGATACACAGGGAGATATGCTTTCTACAAAGATTGCAGGGATTCCTTTTGTGTTTGCTTCATATGGTTTTGGCAAGCCAGAGGAGTATGACTATATCATCGAAAAGCCAATAGATTTATTGAAAATATTTTAAACTTGAATTATAAAAAGTACAAATCAAATTTCAAAAAATGAAGGTATTTTGAAATTACTCCAACAGAAGAACAGTATATTTCAGAAAACGAAAACAAATGGGTTACAGCTCATTTTGAATCATTTAAGTAGTAAAAAGAGACAGCAATTGCTGTCTCTTACTAAAACTAACGCACCCGTTCAATAACATCCACAGAATTATAGCATAGTAAGACCCAACGTATCACAATAATGGCTGCAATAGAAAAAGCAGAAATGGGAGACTACAAAATATAGTTTACAGACTTTGTTTCAGTCCTTTCTTTAAAATAAGAAAGAGCAACCTGTTTTTTAGACAAGTCACTCTTTAAATTATTTATTAATCTATCTTTTGGTTTGTTAAATTAGTTCTCCACTCATTCGTTGGTGTAAGATAACTAATTATTCTTTCATCGATTAAATCCACTAGTTTATTCTCATATGTTTTTCTATAAGGTTTAGGAAGTTCTTCTTTTAGCCAACTTTCCTTTGTTCCTTTCCAGATTTCAAAAAGAGTAACTTCATTTGGATTATCTATATCATCTGAAAGAACGGCACTTACAAAAGCTGGTTCATGTTCCATCGCTCTCATATTAGCAGATAATAATTCTTTGAATTCTTCCTTTTTTTCACTTTTAATTCTAAATCTTATATAGAGAATTACGTTTTCTTTATTATTACTCATCAATATCCTCCAACTTAATAATTTTAGACTTATCATCTAAGAAATCATATCATGTTATAGGCATTGTAACCATGATATTGAATATGTTTTTCATTTAATGCAGTGTTGATCTATTTAGTTATTCTACACAGTTAGCCATCCATGTAGCGTAAAATCAACACAACACCACAGAAAATGAAAGATTTTTACGTTCTTTCATGGGAGTTTAAGTACATTTCTTCACATTCTTTTCTTTAAATAAAATGAGCAAAATCCTGAAACACAAAGGCAGGCTATAAACGTCCAGAAGTTAAAAAATAAATGATTAGAAAAAAGATTTAAATAGGATATTTCGTATTCAAAATATGGATTCATTTCATTTCGAAATGAAACGATTTGGTAAATCGTCATTCCAAAAATCAGCACAAACACCCCTGAATAGCAGGCTTGAAATAGTTTCCTTTTCACTGAAAAATGTTCATGTAACTTTTCAAAAACAAACATCATTGCAAAGAAAAAATAAAGAATAATTAACATCGGAAACATAACAAACATTAAGCCTGGGTTTCCATTTCCTCCAACAAAATTGTCACCTGTGGGGTCGAATGAAGTAGTAGTCATATTAGTGAATGCAAAACCGACAACACTTACAATTCCCGAGATAACAACACTTAGCAAAAAAAGAAAACGCATTATACTCCTCCTCAACAAACCTGCACCGTTAGTTCAATAAAGAAATAAAGAGCTGCCTATGCATAATGATCTTTAATTAAAGCACCCATTCGTTTAATAAGAAAAGAGACGCTTCTTCCACAATCGCGTCCGATTGTTGAAAATCATTAATTTGACCTTTAAAGAAAAGTCCCCATTAGTTAAACAAATTTTATATTTTTCTTCACAGAATTTTCTACCAGAGCATAGAGTAAACCTGCAATCCCAAAAATAATAATCGAACTAACAATACTTAAATTATATTCTACTATAAAACGGGAACCATATATTATTTCAAAAGAAAAAGCCCCTATCACCCCACCAAATAAAGTAAAGGTAATTATTTTGAACATCCGATTTTTTACAAATTTACTTACGATAAATGTTAGTGGCAAAAATGAAATAGGGTATAGAATAAAAGCATAAGAACCCGTTAAGAACAAATAGCCAACTCCTAAATCACGAAGTCCCATCATATATTCTGATGTCCTGATTTTATTTCCTTCTAAAACTTCTAAACCGATTCCAGCTAAAGCAAACAGCAATATAAAGGGTATCCACATTATTAAACAATGATAAAAAGTTTTCATTCTAATTCATCCTCTTATGAATTTTATAATTGGTACAATTAAACTTCTTAATAAATTAAACGAAAATAGTGGAATAAAGTTACAATGTTTCTTTGACTAACCTGCCCAGTTAGTTGAATAGCAACAATCTTTTAGAAAACAACCTATATCTTTTATTACTTAGAAGTTTAAGAAATAGGCTTAAATGTACAATTAATAATTGATATAAGCTCCTTTTAAATTACTGCAACATTAGATTGATTTAATTGTTGTAGTAAATAGGGTCATCTGTGGTAAAAAAGAGGATAGATAGAGCGAATTTATTTAAGCTCTTCTATCCTTTTAATTTCTATACATATAATGTGTGACATTAAATAAGAATTCACTATTTAAAATAGTTTCAGCTTATAACTTGACTTTTAATAAAAAAAATAACATCGTGAGCATTCTTTATAGCTTAAAAGAACCTATTACGCATTTCGAAAATATTGTAAAACAATTTAGCATCTCTAGCCATTTTATTATTAGCGTTCATCTGTGGTCGTAAGCACTTTTGAAACATTTCATCGCAATATCTTGATCTACCATATCGAGCATAACATTCGTCGTGTAATTTGCAGCATGAATCTACAGCGTTGATAGGTCTACCTGGTCCTGAACATCCTGGTCCACAGTATTTATAACCAGGGTAGCAAAAACCAAATTTGCGGTATCTGTGCATCATCTAACCTCCTTTTCTAAAAGATAATTTTTACTATAAAATATGAAATTTTTGCTTGTAGAAGGGGATTAAAAACTAATGTAAATGAAAAAAGGTACTAGCTGATGAGTCAATCTATATTTGTAAGGTTTCTGTAAGCTTTAAAAAAAACTACTGTAAGGATGGGAAGCTATGATAGCCATAGCGCAGTAAAGTATGAAAGATAAGGAGTTTTACAGAATGAATCTATCCGTTACTCAAAAAGAAAGAATCGTTTCCTTAGATATTATTCGTGGGTTAGCATTATTTGGCATTTTGTTTATAAATGTAGCGGCCTACCAATTAATAGTAGAGGGAGGACCGATGCCTGACTATAGTGGAATAAATGGTATTATTAATACGCTCATTGATATTTTTATTGAGAAGAAATTCTTTTCGATTTTTTCATTCCTCTTTGGTGTAGGTTTTTATATTTTTGCTTCACGTGCAGAAGCTCGTGGCGATAAGCCAAGATGGCGTTTTGCAAGACGTTTACTAGCTTTATTATTAATTGGCATTGTCCATATTTTTGTTTTCTGGGGCTCAATCCTTGCTTTTTATGCATTGATAGGTTTTTTACTGATACCTTTTTATAATGCAAAGATTTCAACGATTAGTAAATGGCTATTTGCTATCATTACTGTTCATGTGCTTTGTATCATTGGACAAATATTTCTGCCAAATCAAGAAGCCTTTTTAACTGTTTTTGGTTTATTAGGTAATGATGCAGTTGCTATTTTTATCATGTTTTTAACTGGTTTTTTAGTAGCAAAAGCTGATTGGATTAGTCATGTAAGTGAATACTCAAAACAAATAAAGTGGATACAATTTGTGACATTTCCGCTCTTTGTAGGCATCTCGCTTTGGATTTGGTTTGCCTCTCAAGGAGAGACTGAAAATCTAAAATTAATTATTGGTTTAGGGGTAATTCCGACAACGTATTTTTATTTAACTTGTCTATTTGTTATGTTGGAGAATAAGAAAATCACGAAGCTTCTTCAGCCAATTGGACGAGTTGGTCAAATGGCATTTACAAACTATTTGTCTCAAAGCTTTATTGGCCTAGCTATTATTTCATTAATGGGGCTTGAGGTTGTTTCACCTTCTGATGTAGTGATCATTGCAATCCTAATTTTTGTCATTCAAATTATCTTTAGTGTCATCTGGTTTAAATTCTTTAAAATGGGGCCATTTGAAAAGGTATGGCGCTTTATGACATATGGAAGAAAAGCAGTGCCAAATAAATAAAACACTTTTGTGCGAAACTCCCTGACAGTAATTGATTTCAATCTGCCAGGGAGTTTTAGTGCTATA of Lysinibacillus agricola contains these proteins:
- a CDS encoding HAD family hydrolase, translating into MDIDSIIFDLDGTLWDSRKTVAQSWTQVVQASPFGKGKITEEDLSKTMGLQIKEIAAVLFDYLDEEKQMELILACCQQEQGDLLRNGGILYPQLEETLLALSKKFRLFIVSNCQEGYIETFYAFHKLEKYFLDFENPGRTGLSKGENIQLIMERNHMKNAVYVGDTQGDMLSTKIAGIPFVFASYGFGKPEEYDYIIEKPIDLLKIF
- a CDS encoding DUF418 domain-containing protein translates to MNLSVTQKERIVSLDIIRGLALFGILFINVAAYQLIVEGGPMPDYSGINGIINTLIDIFIEKKFFSIFSFLFGVGFYIFASRAEARGDKPRWRFARRLLALLLIGIVHIFVFWGSILAFYALIGFLLIPFYNAKISTISKWLFAIITVHVLCIIGQIFLPNQEAFLTVFGLLGNDAVAIFIMFLTGFLVAKADWISHVSEYSKQIKWIQFVTFPLFVGISLWIWFASQGETENLKLIIGLGVIPTTYFYLTCLFVMLENKKITKLLQPIGRVGQMAFTNYLSQSFIGLAIISLMGLEVVSPSDVVIIAILIFVIQIIFSVIWFKFFKMGPFEKVWRFMTYGRKAVPNK
- a CDS encoding bifunctional 2-keto-4-hydroxyglutarate aldolase/2-keto-3-deoxy-6-phosphogluconate aldolase produces the protein MITKHHTLKQITDAGLVAVVRAENIEQAKKITEAALNGGVAAIEITFTIPGATKVIEELANTFQSDTILGAGTVLDAETARIAILAGAKYIVSPSFSVETARLCNRYQIPYMPGVMTIEAAIQAMEYGADLLKVFPGELMGPKVIKAFKGPLPRANLMPTGGVNISNVSEWIRAGAVAVGAGGSLIGNPEVDGYDKITQTAKVFLQEIQQARNN
- a CDS encoding Parvovirus coat protein VP1-like protein — encoded protein: MMHRYRKFGFCYPGYKYCGPGCSGPGRPINAVDSCCKLHDECYARYGRSRYCDEMFQKCLRPQMNANNKMARDAKLFYNIFEMRNRFF
- a CDS encoding putative quinol monooxygenase yields the protein MSNNKENVILYIRFRIKSEKKEEFKELLSANMRAMEHEPAFVSAVLSDDIDNPNEVTLFEIWKGTKESWLKEELPKPYRKTYENKLVDLIDERIISYLTPTNEWRTNLTNQKID